The genomic window AGTGGTTAGGCGCCAATTTCGCAGAATCACTTAGGCAGGTACTAATATTCTCCATAGGCTAATGGCAACGAGCATAAAGAAAAGGTTTCTTGATGACTAAAAAGGAAGCGACAAAGACCATTCAATCGACTCTAGACGAAATCCTTGTATCGATCGAAAAGCTAGAGATGGATCAGCTCAACGTAGAGGAGGCATTCGCAGAGTACGCATCCGCCCTCAGCAAGATAAAAGCAGCACAAGAATCACTGTCCTCGTTAGAACAAAAGGTCCAAGTACTCGCCACTGAAGACGACCAAGCCCGAACGGCTCAAAGTGAATAAGTGTCCCGATAAGGC from Pseudomonadales bacterium includes these protein-coding regions:
- a CDS encoding exodeoxyribonuclease VII small subunit, translating into MTKKEATKTIQSTLDEILVSIEKLEMDQLNVEEAFAEYASALSKIKAAQESLSSLEQKVQVLATEDDQARTAQSE